Proteins co-encoded in one Amblyraja radiata isolate CabotCenter1 chromosome 24, sAmbRad1.1.pri, whole genome shotgun sequence genomic window:
- the LOC116986626 gene encoding EF-hand and coiled-coil domain-containing protein 1-like — translation MWCCSEPLARPARRSAWIVGALTYYFGSDGAQEDNEIVVLATGADQYLQEIFHHLSYQGDGLVSAEDFRLLCSVLDLVRDEEGQTLLSGLPDAVTFRQFHARLCGYFHQRAGENAGRLPVGKETEHIERQIRLRCPRRRRKKKCVSFDLSKGWGESQAHGRSGPDLQPGPNPPGDGEASPSALELENASLRELVEDLRGALQGSDARCLALQVALQKVYTCPEKEPPERREAPVRGCPGFRSVLRELQLIRESRDGQILEAMRFNQQLEEEMKRAHGLLDRWEQSVATLRGCLAQVRRKAERARSQLLEALEKVRLLEAEAKRIPFLQRRVEELERCRSQGDQSKVVSAAENLPQDARKPGTCSPSPIQHQARISPAGKAESAMETGIYCGPQMKSSSCNGGDSGNEGNIISLNEDRLLRAVEGRAASDEEEERGSEDQPCPMPALSGDGCSSADSSPSSTLRRLLSCNGSGRRQGRGVVVSREREVELAAQLENKERQVTKLRADVEQLACSMTKELQLKGEEVEMLRMEVQMVEADRVRLLLVEEKLTDVLQLLQQLRLLNISRRALGKMLLSTLAACYQTGHGTMASLDMLNVLHKELVSCELLGKGSSRRESQQVLKTSLVITC, via the exons ATGTGGTGTTGCTCGGAGCCGCTGGCGCGCCCGGCCCGCAGGAGCGCTTGGATAGTTGGCGCCCTGACCTATTACTTCGGCTCGGATGGCGCTCAGGAGGACAACGAGATCGTGGTGCTAGCGACGGGGGCCGACCAGTACCTGCAGGAGATCTTCCATCACTTGAGCTACCAGGGAGACGGGCTAGTCTCGGCGGAGGACTTTCGGCTGCTCTGCTCCGTTTTGGACTTGGTGCGGGACGAAGAGGGGCAGACCTTGTTGAGCGGGCTACCAGACGCGGTCACTTTCCGCCAATTCCACGCCAGGCTCTGCGGCTATTTCCACCAGAGAGCCGGCGAAAACGCTGGGAGGCTCCCGGTGGGGAAGGAGACGGAGCACATCGAGAGACAAATCCGTTTGAGATGTCCCCGGCGGCGGAGGAAGAAGAAGTGCGTCTCGTTCGACCTCTCCAAAGGTTGGGGAGAGAGCCAGGCGCACGGGAGGTCCGGTCCTGATCTCCAGCCGGGACCTAATCCCCCTGGAGACGGGGAGGCGAGTCCCAGTGCCCTGGAGTTGGAGAACGCCAGCCTGCGGGAATTGGTGGAGGATCTACGGGGCGCTCTCCAAGGCAGCGACGCGCGGTGCCTGGcgctccaagtcgccctgcagaaGGTCTACACCTGCCCGGAGAAGGAGCCTCCTGAGCGGAGGGAGGCGCCGGTGCGCGGTTGCCCGGGGTTCAGGAGCGTGCTGAGGGAACTGCAGCTGATCAGGGAATCGAGAGACGGGCAGATCCTGGAGGCCATGAGGTTCAACCAGCAACTGGAAGAGGAGATGAAGCGGGCTCACGGTTTGCTAGACCGCTGGGAGCAGTCGGTGGCCACGCTCCGAGGCTGCCTTGCCCAAGTCAGGAGGAAGGCGGAGAGGGCGAGATCCCAGCTACTGGAAGCCCTGGAGAAGGTGAGACTGCTGGAAGCCGAGGCCAAACGGATCCCCTTCCTACAGCGAAGAGTCGAAGAACTGGAACGGTGCAG ATCACAAGGGGATCAGAGCAAAGTGGTCTCGGCTGCAGAGAACCTTCCACAGGATGCCCGGAAGCCCGGGACATGCAGTCCGAGTCCGATCCAGCATCAAGCACGGATATCTCCGGCTGGGAAAGCGGAATCAGCCATGGAGACCGGGATTTACTGCGGACCGCAGATGAAGTCTTCTTCCTGCAATGGAGGTGATTCCGGTAATGAGGGAAACATTATCTCACTTA ATGAGGACCGGttgctgagggcagtggagggtcGGGCTGCTTCTgacgaggaagaggagagaggttcGGAAGATCAACCTTGCCCAATGCCGGCATTGAGTGGAGACGGCTGTAGCAGTGCGGA TAGCAGTCCCAGTAGCACCTTACGGCGGTTGCTCTCGTGTAACGGCAGTGGCCGTCGCCAAGGCAGAGGAGTTGTGGTCTCCAGGGAGAGGGAAGTGGAACTCGCAGCGCAACTGGAGAACAAGGAGCGACAAGTGACAAAACTGCGGGCTGACGTGGAGCAG TTGGCTTGTTCCATGACCAAGGAGCTTCAGCTGaaaggagaggaggtggagatgcTGCGGATGGAGGTGCAGATGGTGGAAGCGGACCGCGTGAGACTCTTGCTGGTCGAGGAGAAGCTGACCGATGTCCTCCAGCTTCTGCAACAACTGCGATTGCTG AATATATCAAGACGAGCTTTGGGAAAGATGTTATTGAGCACTTTGGCTGCCTGTTACCAAACTGGACATG GGACAATGGCCTCCTTGGACATGTTGAATGTGCTCCATAAAGAGTTGGTGTCATGCGAGCTACTGGGCAAAGGTTCATCCCGAAGAGAAAGTCAACAAGTCTTGAAAACCTCCTTGGTGATAACATGTTAG